In Octopus bimaculoides isolate UCB-OBI-ISO-001 chromosome 14, ASM119413v2, whole genome shotgun sequence, the following are encoded in one genomic region:
- the LOC128249401 gene encoding protocadherin beta-2-like, which produces MILDTMEMLHSLIKRHLDKETSVVYHDMESSPLKTKKQFSVKVTDVNDVEPHFTKETFQFLTYENQKVDFPIGFINATDPDLGDGGQLTYSIINDNNNDNIPFQLTKYGFISTSQSIDREMKDIYKFKVLVKDNGTPSLNDTANIVIEILDKNDNAPYFIFPNNDPYNLDVHYHPHSKKDITILKASDKDTGNNAFLTYGILKSIIIIISCLFSMLAWVAQFDRSCPDSICLFWQDFYSWMSYLVPATLQSVLGVALTR; this is translated from the coding sequence atgatattggaCACAATGGAGATGTTACATTCTCTTATTAAAAGACACCTTGACAAAGAAACATCTGTTGTATATCATGACATGGAATCATCTCCATTGAAGACTAAGAAACAGTTTTCTGTCAAAGTAACTGATGTCAACGATGTAGAACCACATTTTACCAAAGAGACATTCCAATTCCTCACCTATGAAAACCAGAAAGTTGACTTCCCTATTGGCTTCATCAATGCTACAGACCCTGATCTTGGAGATGGAGGCCAACTTACATATTCCATcatcaatgataacaacaatgataacattcCTTTCCAACTGACAAAATATGGATTTATTTCTACATCACAATCAATAGATCGAGAAATGAAAGACATCTATAAGTTCAAGGTCTTAGTGAAAGATAATGGAACACCTTCTCTCAATGACACTGCCAATATTGTTATTGAGATTCTAGATAAAAACGATAATGCTCCCTATTTCATCTTTCCTAATAATGACCCTTACAATCTAGATGTCCACTACCATCCACACAGTAAGAAGGACATCACAATTCTGAAAGCATCTGACAAAGACACTGGAAACAATGCTTTCCTCACATATGGAATACtgaaatccatcatcatcatcatttcatgtctgttttccatgctggcatgggttgcacagtttgacaggagctgtccagactccatttgtctgttttggcaagatttctacagctggatgtcctacttagtaccagccactttacagagtgtgctgggtgttgcACTTACACGCTGA